A genomic region of Cannabis sativa cultivar Pink pepper isolate KNU-18-1 chromosome 1, ASM2916894v1, whole genome shotgun sequence contains the following coding sequences:
- the LOC115708323 gene encoding pyruvate dehydrogenase E1 component subunit alpha-3, chloroplastic — MSFSATKFAQPVPLHASTPRSNDTPSLFKTCSFLGSTQKLRFNPLPTKSHQSASYRRSAVVAVSDVVKEKKRQTSTNLLITKEEGLELYEDMILGRSFEDMCAQMYYRGKMFGFVHLYNGQEAVSTGFIKLLKKEDSVVSTYRDHVHALSKGVPARAVMSELFGKTTGCCRGQGGSMHMFSKEHNLLGGFAFIGEGIPVATGAAFSSKYRREVLKEPGSDHVTCAFFGDGTCNNGQFFECLNMAALWKLPIIFVVENNLWAIGMSHLRSTSDPEIWKKGPAFGMPGVHVDGMDVLKVREVAKEAIGRARRGEGPTLVECETYRFRGHSLADPDELRDPAEKARYAARDPIAALKKHLIESKLANEQELKAIEKKIDDLVEEAVEFADESPYPARNQLLENVFADPKGFGIGPDGRYRCEDPKFTEGTAHV; from the exons ATGTCGTTCTCCGCCACTAAGTTCGCTCAACCAGTTCCTCTCCATGCCTCCACTCCCAGATCCAATGACACCCCATCTCTCTTTAAGACTTGCTCTTTCCTTGGATCTACCCAGAAGCTTCGCTTCAATCCTCTTCCCACCAAATCCCATCAATCCGCTTCTTACCGTCGATCCGCCGTTGTTGCTGTCTCTGACGTCGTTAAGGAGAAAAAGCGTCAGACTTCCACCAATCTG CTGATCACGAAAGAGGAAGGCTTGGAGCTGTATGAAGACATGATATTGGGCAGATCTTTCGAGGATATGTGTGCTCAGATGTATTATAGGGGCAAAATGTTTGGTTTCGTTCACCTCTACAATGGCCAAGAGGCTGTGTCAACTGGATTCATCAAACTTCTGAAAAAGGAAGACTCTGTGGTGAGCACATACAGGGATCACGTACATGCACTGAGTAAGGGCGTCCCAGCCCGTGCAGTGATGAGCGAGCTCTTTGGGAAGACCACCGGATGCTGCCGAGGCCAAGGAGGTTCCATGCACATGTTCTCCAAAGAGCACAATTTGCTTGGGGGATTTGCTTTCATCGGTGAAGGAATTCCGGTGGCAACTGGTGCTGCCTTTTCCTCCAAGTATAGGAGGGAGGTTTTGAAAGAGCCCGGCTCTGATCACGTAACTTGTGCATTTTTTGGAGATGGTACCTGTAATAATGGACAATTCTTTGAGTGCTTGAATATGGCAGCTTTGTGGAAGTTGCCCATCATTTTCGTTGTGGAGAATAATTTGTGGGCAATTGGGATGTCCCATTTGAGATCTACCTCAGATCCAGAGATCTGGAAGAAAGGACCTGCTTTTGGAATGCCAGGTGTTCATGTTGATGGGATGGATGTTCTGAAGGTCAGGGAGGTTGCTAAGGAGGCCATTGGAAGGGCCAGGAGAGGAGAAGGGCCAACCTTGGTTGAATGTGAGACATACAGATTCAGAGGACATTCATTGGCTGATCCAGATGAGCTCCGTGACCCTG CTGAGAAGGCACGTTATGCTGCTAGAGATCCCATTGCAGCCTTGAAGAAACACTTAATTGAGAGCAAATTAGCAAATGAACAAGAGTTGAAGGCCATAGAGAAGAAGATAGATGATCTTGTTGAAGAAGCTGTTGAGTTTGCTGATGAAAGTCCCTATCCAGCTCGTAACCAGCTACTGGAGAATGTGTTTGCAGATCCAAAAGGTTTTGGAATTGGACCTGATGGACGGTACAGATGTGAGGACCCCAAATTCACTGAAGGCACTGCTCATGTCTAA